In a single window of the Balneolaceae bacterium genome:
- a CDS encoding peptidylprolyl isomerase, with product MIRSYLVLLLFAVFLTLPPALLAQSGSTSATMDQIVAVVNDHIILKSDVDAQVQNMMLRQQQQSGQLPQFGEELWYSTLQDMVTRFVMLDQARIDSVTVPESNVQQAVDSQIQSYVEQLGSEQALEQELGQSIIQFRAEMRDNYRQQMIVNQFLDGRMSDVQITRPEVRQFFERIPADSLPTIPEQVSISQIVNLPPARTDAEDEARRLAEQLRDSVINHNRPLEEMARRYSDGPNASNGGKIPLINIDDLVPEYSAAASALEPGSISEVVRTSFGYHVIRLNRKVGDQIDTNQILITVPEESYDTQSAIDRLTAIRDSILNNEEITFAEMARKHSEDPNTASRGGQLLYNENTQERLFPVEELDQNLYRTVVQLEEGDISEPRPFTTGSENNTRQAYRIIKLNLHIPEHTASLEQDYERVRSYALQEKRFRVRQQWLDELKQDTYISYKISVPEQYR from the coding sequence ATGATTAGATCCTATCTTGTCCTCCTACTTTTCGCGGTCTTTCTGACACTCCCGCCCGCCCTGCTCGCACAGTCCGGCTCCACATCCGCCACCATGGATCAGATTGTGGCCGTGGTCAACGACCACATCATCCTCAAGTCAGACGTGGACGCCCAGGTCCAGAACATGATGCTCCGTCAGCAACAGCAGAGCGGCCAGCTCCCGCAGTTTGGAGAGGAGCTCTGGTACAGCACGCTGCAGGACATGGTCACACGCTTCGTAATGCTTGACCAGGCGCGCATCGACTCGGTTACCGTTCCCGAATCGAACGTTCAGCAGGCCGTTGACTCCCAGATCCAGTCCTATGTAGAACAGCTTGGCAGCGAGCAGGCCCTGGAGCAGGAGCTCGGTCAAAGCATCATCCAGTTCCGGGCCGAAATGCGGGATAACTATCGCCAGCAGATGATCGTCAACCAGTTCCTTGACGGGCGCATGTCGGATGTTCAGATCACCCGCCCCGAAGTGCGCCAGTTCTTCGAACGCATTCCCGCCGATTCCCTCCCCACCATTCCGGAGCAGGTCTCCATCTCCCAGATCGTCAACCTGCCGCCGGCCCGAACCGACGCCGAGGATGAAGCCCGGCGCCTGGCCGAACAGCTCCGCGATTCGGTGATCAATCACAACCGGCCCCTCGAGGAAATGGCTCGCAGATACAGCGACGGACCCAATGCCTCCAACGGAGGCAAAATCCCCCTCATCAACATCGACGACCTGGTACCGGAGTACTCAGCCGCCGCATCCGCCCTGGAGCCCGGCAGCATCTCCGAGGTGGTCCGCACGTCTTTCGGCTATCACGTCATACGCCTGAATCGCAAGGTGGGCGACCAGATCGATACCAACCAGATTCTCATTACCGTCCCCGAAGAGAGCTACGACACCCAGAGTGCCATTGACCGGCTCACCGCCATCCGCGACAGTATTCTGAACAACGAGGAGATCACCTTTGCCGAGATGGCCCGAAAACATTCCGAAGACCCCAACACCGCCTCGCGGGGGGGGCAGCTGCTCTACAACGAGAATACCCAGGAGCGACTTTTTCCCGTGGAGGAGCTTGACCAGAATCTCTACCGCACGGTGGTCCAGCTGGAAGAGGGCGACATCTCAGAGCCCCGCCCTTTCACCACAGGTTCGGAAAACAACACCCGCCAGGCCTACCGCATCATTAAACTCAACCTCCATATCCCAGAACACACCGCCAGCCTGGAGCAGGACTACGAGCGTGTGCGCAGCTACGCCCTGCAGGAAAAGCGGTTCCGCGTGCGACAGCAGTGGCTGGATGAACTGAAGCAGGACACCTATATCAGCTACAAGATTTCGGTCCCCGAACAGTACCGTTAA
- a CDS encoding MoxR family ATPase, translating into MNSIPQQEEDAVAFFQDSVSRIKQQIAKRIVGQRDIINQLLICLFARGHCVLIGVPGLAKTLLIRTVARTLNLSFSRIQFTPDLMPGDITGTEVIEDDRETGHKSFKFVKGPIFANIVLADEINRTPPKTQAALLEGMQEFHVTTAGTTYNLDQPFFVLATQNPIEQEGTYPLPEAQLDRFMFNLWLDYPSLDEEMDIVSQTTSVREEEIEPVLDARQILDLQQLVREVPVPESVLSFAVTLVNKTRPGSDVAPDFVDKYMSWGAGPRASQYLILGGKTRALTEGRYNVTEEDITALAKPVLRHRIVNNYAAEAEGLTPDKLIERLLAEM; encoded by the coding sequence ATGAACTCCATTCCCCAGCAGGAAGAAGATGCGGTGGCCTTCTTCCAGGATTCCGTCAGCCGCATCAAGCAGCAGATCGCCAAACGGATCGTCGGGCAGCGCGACATCATCAATCAGCTTCTCATCTGCCTCTTCGCACGGGGACACTGCGTGCTTATCGGTGTGCCTGGCCTGGCCAAGACGCTGCTCATCCGCACCGTGGCCCGGACACTGAATCTGAGTTTCAGCCGCATCCAGTTCACCCCCGACCTTATGCCCGGCGACATCACAGGTACGGAGGTGATCGAGGACGACCGGGAGACCGGCCACAAGTCCTTCAAGTTCGTCAAGGGGCCCATTTTTGCCAACATCGTCCTGGCCGATGAGATCAACCGCACGCCCCCCAAGACACAGGCCGCCCTGCTGGAGGGCATGCAGGAGTTCCACGTGACCACGGCAGGCACCACCTACAACCTCGACCAGCCATTTTTTGTGCTGGCCACCCAGAACCCCATCGAGCAGGAGGGGACCTACCCCCTGCCGGAGGCGCAGCTCGACCGCTTTATGTTTAACCTCTGGCTGGATTACCCCAGCCTGGACGAGGAGATGGACATTGTCAGCCAGACCACCTCGGTGCGGGAGGAGGAAATCGAGCCTGTGCTTGACGCCCGCCAGATCCTGGATCTGCAACAGCTGGTGCGGGAGGTACCCGTGCCGGAAAGCGTACTAAGCTTCGCCGTCACCCTGGTCAACAAAACGAGACCGGGCTCAGACGTGGCGCCTGACTTTGTGGACAAGTACATGAGCTGGGGAGCGGGTCCGCGCGCATCGCAGTACCTTATCCTGGGCGGCAAAACGCGTGCGCTGACCGAGGGCCGCTATAACGTGACCGAAGAGGACATCACCGCCCTGGCCAAGCCGGTGCTGCGCCACCGCATCGTCAACAACTACGCGGCCGAAGCCGAGGGTCTCACCCCCGACAAGTTGATCGAACGCCTCCTGGCCGAAATGTAA